A stretch of the Azospirillum brasilense genome encodes the following:
- a CDS encoding AAA family ATPase yields MRGEDIKAFREGRTLNQPDFAAWLNEKLGRKYDKAKISRWENGSEKIPAPVISLLLQEKIGTVTHHGPALICAAANRKGGVGKTAFTVNTATLLARHFKVLLIDADPQANATIHLGINSIEREREEKTLYYALKASVEALKSRGKGFDLSDYIVTTDSGLDVIPSGMRLGDAEAELQSQSSGDCALRECLDGGARQSYDFIFVDTPPHFGMLARNALTAANTVAIPCQTEMLSVAGVEFLLENLDMIRRRANPGVSVLGILPTMFNARLTQDQASLDDIRNLFGAKLRVFGPIPRATVYAQAVAAGRAALEAVPDAPGYEVYQAVADALIQERARMPEVMAHVA; encoded by the coding sequence ATGCGCGGCGAGGACATCAAGGCGTTCCGGGAAGGCCGGACGCTGAACCAGCCGGATTTTGCGGCTTGGCTGAACGAGAAGCTCGGCCGGAAATACGACAAGGCGAAGATCTCGCGCTGGGAGAACGGCAGCGAGAAGATTCCGGCTCCGGTCATTTCCCTGCTGTTGCAGGAGAAGATCGGAACGGTGACGCATCACGGCCCGGCGCTGATCTGCGCCGCGGCCAACCGCAAGGGCGGCGTCGGCAAGACCGCCTTCACCGTCAACACCGCCACCCTGCTCGCCCGGCATTTCAAGGTCCTGCTGATCGACGCGGACCCGCAGGCCAACGCCACCATCCATCTCGGCATCAACTCCATCGAGCGCGAGCGCGAGGAGAAGACCCTCTACTACGCGCTGAAGGCGTCCGTTGAGGCGCTGAAGTCGCGGGGGAAAGGGTTCGACCTCAGCGATTACATCGTCACCACCGACAGCGGTCTGGACGTGATCCCCAGCGGCATGCGGCTGGGCGACGCGGAGGCGGAACTGCAAAGCCAGTCCTCGGGCGACTGCGCGCTTCGGGAATGCCTGGATGGCGGAGCGCGGCAGAGCTACGATTTCATCTTCGTCGACACCCCGCCGCATTTCGGGATGCTGGCGCGCAACGCGCTGACCGCCGCCAACACCGTCGCCATCCCGTGCCAGACGGAAATGCTGAGCGTCGCCGGTGTCGAGTTCCTGCTGGAGAACCTGGACATGATCCGTCGCCGGGCCAACCCGGGGGTCAGTGTTCTCGGCATCCTGCCGACGATGTTCAACGCGCGGCTGACCCAGGACCAGGCGTCGCTCGACGACATCCGCAATCTGTTCGGCGCGAAGCTGCGCGTCTTCGGCCCGATCCCGCGGGCGACCGTCTATGCCCAGGCGGTGGCCGCCGGGCGCGCCGCGCTGGAGGCGGTGCCGGACGCGCCGGGCTACGAGGTCTATCAGGCCGTCGCCGACGCGCTGATCCAGGAACGTGCCCGCATGCCGGAGGTGATGGCCCATGTCGCGTAA
- a CDS encoding ParB/RepB/Spo0J family partition protein codes for MSRKLARTNTGVLTTAAAERQAREDGQGFNRRGPVVVEIDVGRIVTNPDQPRRHFDEADMEALKSSIAQHGLAQPVGVQQLGDGRFQLVFGERRFRAVRALGHPTIYAVTVTGASDELALIENVVRADLSPFEEGDAYARLMERHGYRQEDVGRIVGKDRVDISRALLISRLPQRIRDEYPLHRPARYRLVEIARRKGEGEQLRGWDALVAEMTRRSADAEDTPSPAAARPRSNAVPTGSALPKPLAKAMFGARQTVAAVREQGLALADIDRETLRAIRDDIDAILTAGEGRGGG; via the coding sequence ATGTCGCGTAAACTGGCCCGGACGAACACCGGCGTGCTGACCACGGCCGCGGCCGAGCGCCAAGCCCGCGAGGACGGGCAGGGCTTCAACCGCCGCGGCCCGGTCGTGGTGGAGATCGACGTCGGCCGCATCGTCACCAACCCCGACCAGCCGCGCCGCCATTTCGACGAGGCGGACATGGAGGCGCTGAAATCCTCCATTGCGCAGCATGGGCTGGCCCAGCCGGTCGGCGTGCAGCAGTTGGGCGACGGCCGCTTCCAGCTCGTCTTCGGGGAGCGGCGCTTCCGAGCGGTGCGGGCGCTCGGTCACCCGACCATCTACGCCGTGACCGTCACCGGCGCGTCGGACGAACTGGCTCTGATCGAGAACGTCGTCCGCGCCGATCTGTCGCCCTTCGAGGAGGGCGACGCTTACGCCCGGCTGATGGAGCGCCACGGCTACCGGCAAGAGGATGTCGGGCGGATCGTCGGCAAGGACCGGGTGGACATTTCCCGCGCACTCCTCATCAGCCGCCTGCCGCAGCGCATCCGTGACGAGTATCCGCTGCACCGTCCGGCGCGCTACCGGCTGGTGGAGATCGCGCGGCGGAAAGGGGAGGGCGAACAGCTTCGCGGCTGGGACGCGCTGGTCGCGGAGATGACCCGGCGCTCCGCCGACGCGGAAGACACTCCGTCGCCCGCGGCGGCGCGGCCCCGCAGCAACGCGGTTCCGACCGGCAGCGCATTGCCGAAGCCGCTGGCCAAGGCGATGTTCGGGGCGCGCCAGACCGTCGCCGCCGTCCGTGAACAGGGACTGGCGCTGGCGGACATCGACCGGGAGACGCTCCGCGCCATCCGCGACGACATCGACGCGATTCTCACTGCCGGCGAGGGCAGGGGAGGGGGGTGA
- a CDS encoding HPP family protein, with product MHREIRHLLRRWKITLLKKRENRRRLALFRPILPGANLKDRLIACCGAMIGLAATGLLCHNLLTHLTSAPALVAPMGASAVLLFAVPASPLAQPWSIIGGNTLSALVGVMVAALIPDPMLAGGVAVALAIATMSMTRCLHPPGGAAALTAVIGGPAIAASGMQFVFYPVAVNSILLVLAGWTFHRFSGHSYPHRAPPKPANSHGTADPPAQTRAGLTADDLDEAIRELGEALDVNRDDLSALLEKAELHAMERMHSGITCGDIMSRDVVTVSAEAHPEVARARLIEHAFRTLPVVDRRNVVVGLVGHRHLVGHAATVAAVMAPPVTAGPETPAFRLLGPLSDGGTHEVAIVDGSGGLLGVVTQTDLLMVMARTNLLQSLDSARTSAGPVALASR from the coding sequence ATGCACCGCGAGATACGGCATCTGCTGCGCCGCTGGAAAATCACTCTGCTGAAGAAACGCGAAAACCGCCGCCGCCTTGCCCTGTTCAGGCCCATCCTGCCCGGTGCGAACCTGAAGGACCGGTTGATCGCCTGCTGCGGCGCCATGATCGGCCTCGCCGCGACGGGCCTGCTTTGCCACAACCTGCTGACCCATCTCACCAGCGCGCCGGCCCTGGTGGCGCCGATGGGGGCGTCGGCGGTCCTGCTGTTCGCGGTGCCGGCCAGCCCGCTCGCCCAACCCTGGTCGATCATCGGCGGCAACACCCTGTCGGCGCTGGTCGGGGTGATGGTGGCGGCGCTGATCCCCGACCCGATGCTGGCCGGCGGCGTGGCGGTGGCGCTGGCCATCGCGACCATGTCGATGACGCGCTGCCTGCACCCGCCGGGCGGCGCCGCCGCCCTGACCGCGGTGATCGGTGGGCCGGCGATCGCGGCGTCGGGGATGCAGTTCGTGTTCTACCCGGTCGCTGTCAATTCCATCCTGCTTGTGCTGGCGGGCTGGACGTTCCACCGCTTCTCCGGCCATTCCTACCCGCACCGGGCACCACCCAAGCCGGCCAACAGCCACGGCACCGCCGATCCCCCCGCCCAAACGCGCGCCGGCCTGACCGCCGACGACCTGGACGAGGCGATCCGCGAATTGGGGGAGGCGCTGGACGTCAATCGTGACGACCTGAGCGCCCTTTTGGAGAAGGCCGAGCTTCACGCCATGGAGCGGATGCACAGCGGAATCACCTGCGGTGACATCATGTCCCGCGACGTGGTGACGGTGAGCGCGGAGGCCCATCCCGAGGTGGCCCGCGCCCGCCTGATCGAGCACGCGTTCCGCACCCTGCCGGTGGTGGACCGGCGCAACGTTGTGGTCGGTCTGGTCGGGCACCGGCATCTGGTCGGACATGCCGCGACGGTGGCGGCGGTGATGGCCCCACCGGTGACCGCCGGTCCGGAAACTCCGGCCTTCCGTCTGCTCGGCCCGCTGTCGGACGGGGGCACGCACGAGGTCGCCATCGTGGATGGGAGCGGCGGGCTTCTGGGTGTGGTGACCCAGACGGACCTTCTTATGGTCATGGCCCGCACGAACCTGCTGCAATCGCTGGACAGCGCCCGGACCTCGGCCGGGCCGGTGGCCTTGGCCAGTCGCTGA